The genomic stretch GTCATAACCTATTGTTTATATTGAAAAAAAATCGTGAAGTCGTATCTGCACACTCTTTTTTTTAAAAAAAACATGCAAAAATTGCACCCTATTTTATAACCAAAATGCAAAAATTGCGTTTCTGAAAATTAGCGCAGATTATACGCCTTAATTTTGTATTGCAACGCGCGAACACTGATCCCCAATAGCGCCGCGGCCTCCTTCCGATTTGCCGTCACATGCGCCAGTGTTTTTTCGATCAGCGCGCGTTCCACGTCTGCAAGCGATGAACCGAGTTCAACCATTATCGTATCTGTCTCATTCTGGGCATCGCGTATCCGAGAAGGCAAATGATCGACATCCACCTTTTGATCTGCGCAGGTCACTACAATGCGCTCAATGGCATTTTTTAACTCGCGCACATTGCCGGGCCACAAATAAGCCAGAACCCTGTCCATTGCATCCGGAGTCAATTCCTTGCGCGCTTTGTGGTACAACGCACACAGATTGTCAAAAAACACATCGATCAAAAGCGGAATATCTTCGACGCGCTCGCGAAGCGGTGGCAGGCGAATGGGCACCACATTGATGCGGTAATACAAATCTTCTCTAAACCGTCCTTCTGCCACTTCCCGCTCGAGATCGCGATTGGTGACAAAAATGGTTCGCACATCTGCGGACACCGCTCTGGTACTCCCCACCGGGCGATAGGCTTTTTCTTCTAATACCCGGAGCAAATCGACTTGATTGGGCAATGGGATCTCACCCACCTCATCAAAAAAAAGCGTCCCCCCTTCAGCCGCGGCAAAAAAACCCGCCTTATCCGCTGTCGCGCCCGTAAACGCGCCCTTTACATAACCGAACAACTCGCTGCCAAATAACGTCTCGGCAAACGCCCCACAATTCATCGCCACCAGAGGTGCATTCCGCCGCGCACTCGCCTGATGAATCGCACGCGCCACGAGTTCTTTCCCCGTCCCCGTTTCCCCGGTAATCAAAACCGGCACATCGGTCATTGCCGCCTGCGCTACAGTATCACAGACCTGTTCCATGGCAGCACTTCGATGCACAATCTCTCCATTTTCGCCATTGGAATCCAGACGCGCCCGCAATACGCGATTCTCCGCGACCAGTGCCTGGTGATCCAGCAAACGCTCCAAAGACAGACGCAACCGCTTCAGATC from Gemmatimonadota bacterium encodes the following:
- a CDS encoding sigma-54-dependent Fis family transcriptional regulator; this translates as MDASEIRLLIADDEYYICEGLREAMTKDGYRVDVAYDGNQAKTLMEAHEYDAAIFDLKMPGQDGLSLLKWVRGANREIGVIVITAYGEVETAVEAMRRGAYDYLTKPVDLKRLRLSLERLLDHQALVAENRVLRARLDSNGENGEIVHRSAAMEQVCDTVAQAAMTDVPVLITGETGTGKELVARAIHQASARRNAPLVAMNCGAFAETLFGSELFGYVKGAFTGATADKAGFFAAAEGGTLFFDEVGEIPLPNQVDLLRVLEEKAYRPVGSTRAVSADVRTIFVTNRDLEREVAEGRFREDLYYRINVVPIRLPPLRERVEDIPLLIDVFFDNLCALYHKARKELTPDAMDRVLAYLWPGNVRELKNAIERIVVTCADQKVDVDHLPSRIRDAQNETDTIMVELGSSLADVERALIEKTLAHVTANRKEAAALLGISVRALQYKIKAYNLR